One window of Sulfurospirillum sp. 1612 genomic DNA carries:
- a CDS encoding TolC family protein — protein sequence MRLISSLSLGLILTTGLFAQDNSYLLSKIKQDILKTEKQQNELNSDNLQYSWINAITGNLSHNNSDVTNTKEDQNTLSVTMNQPIFKSGGIYYAIEYAKANRNYLRIMTKNSEQSQIKTVLSALYNIKKIALQIEKEKYLIDNAKIDILRKKEQYDSGFLDSSYLNQAILTKTALDRALMDLKSSQYSMIKTLKAYSDVDYHDVVLPRFTLVDQSKFLQKSLNIKEKDSDIMRNDYLKKMTISSYLPTISFNAGYYHVRDYGKNEYRTLGLTLSMPLFDANRGRTIELARLDYLKSKLKLADTKRDEKENYNLAIHNIKLLQQKITLAHEDVKLYDSLLASTQDSYKAGEKTIYDVQTLENTKKTMEIDAKIFDTEIQLALLDLYAKMNGEI from the coding sequence GTGCGTTTGATAAGCTCTCTTAGTCTGGGATTGATACTCACAACGGGTCTTTTTGCCCAAGATAATAGTTACTTATTGTCTAAAATCAAACAAGATATTCTTAAGACTGAAAAACAGCAAAACGAGCTCAATAGCGATAATTTGCAATACAGTTGGATTAATGCCATCACGGGGAATTTGAGCCATAACAATAGTGATGTGACGAACACTAAAGAGGATCAAAACACACTATCGGTGACAATGAATCAACCGATTTTTAAAAGTGGTGGTATCTATTATGCGATTGAATATGCCAAGGCAAACCGCAATTATCTGCGCATCATGACAAAAAATAGCGAACAAAGCCAAATCAAAACCGTCTTGTCTGCTTTGTACAATATCAAAAAGATTGCATTGCAAATAGAAAAAGAGAAGTATTTGATTGACAATGCGAAAATCGATATTTTGAGGAAAAAAGAGCAATATGATAGTGGCTTTTTAGACAGCAGTTATCTTAATCAAGCCATCTTGACCAAAACAGCACTCGATCGTGCATTGATGGATCTAAAATCAAGTCAATACAGTATGATAAAGACATTGAAAGCTTATAGTGATGTGGATTATCATGATGTCGTATTACCACGATTTACACTTGTGGATCAATCAAAATTTTTGCAAAAATCTTTGAATATTAAAGAAAAAGACAGTGATATTATGCGCAATGACTATCTCAAAAAGATGACTATATCGAGCTATTTACCGACGATTTCATTCAATGCCGGTTATTATCATGTACGAGATTATGGAAAGAATGAGTACCGTACATTGGGCTTGACGCTTAGCATGCCACTTTTTGATGCCAATCGTGGACGTACCATCGAACTGGCTCGATTGGATTATCTCAAATCCAAACTCAAACTCGCGGATACGAAACGAGATGAAAAAGAGAATTATAATTTGGCCATTCATAACATCAAACTACTGCAACAAAAAATCACTTTAGCCCATGAAGATGTGAAACTCTATGATTCATTGCTTGCCTCTACGCAAGACTCTTATAAAGCCGGAGAAAAGACGATTTACGATGTCCAAACTCTAGAAAACACTAAAAAGACGATGGAGATTGATGCCAAGATATTTGATACAGAGATTCAATTGGCACTCTTAGATCTTTATGCAAAGATGAACGGTGAAATTTAG
- a CDS encoding Na(+)/H(+) antiporter subunit B has product MIGILITFVFLSIISVALYAILSQDITQSVMLFMAVGLGCVVLFFIFQAPDVALTEAVIGTGLSTAVLLLGIRHTSTNEQEGES; this is encoded by the coding sequence ATGATAGGAATATTGATTACTTTTGTATTTTTATCCATTATTTCAGTTGCTTTGTATGCAATTTTAAGCCAAGATATCACGCAATCTGTGATGTTGTTTATGGCGGTAGGTTTGGGTTGTGTTGTGTTATTTTTCATCTTTCAAGCACCCGATGTCGCACTCACAGAAGCGGTTATTGGAACCGGTCTTAGTACCGCAGTATTATTGCTTGGCATCAGGCATACTTCTACCAATGAACAAGAAGGTGAATCATGA
- the fliL gene encoding flagellar basal body-associated protein FliL: protein MAKEKAVDQDTEVQKKSGGNLVLIIVIVLLLLLLIGGGLLTYFLLSGSDENTAANTQNTMQQSKQMRTNPKRSTNYMTVGPMYPMSAFVVNLLSENGSRFLKTTIDLEMDKSELSAELDKKKPLIRDIIIRVLSSKTFEEVSTMKGKDKLKDEIVNKINDVLADGHIKNIFFTDFVVQ, encoded by the coding sequence ATGGCAAAAGAAAAAGCAGTAGATCAAGATACAGAAGTCCAAAAGAAATCCGGTGGTAATTTAGTCCTCATCATCGTCATCGTACTACTTCTTTTATTGCTCATAGGCGGGGGATTGCTCACATATTTTCTACTGAGTGGTAGTGATGAAAATACTGCAGCTAATACACAAAATACTATGCAACAATCAAAACAAATGAGAACAAACCCAAAACGCTCTACAAACTATATGACCGTCGGTCCTATGTATCCAATGAGCGCCTTTGTTGTCAATCTACTGAGTGAAAATGGAAGTCGATTTTTGAAAACTACCATCGATTTGGAGATGGATAAATCAGAATTATCAGCAGAACTCGATAAGAAAAAGCCATTAATCCGTGATATTATTATACGGGTACTCTCATCAAAAACATTTGAAGAAGTCAGCACGATGAAAGGCAAAGATAAACTCAAAGATGAGATTGTCAATAAAATCAACGATGTCCTTGCTGATGGACATATTAAAAATATTTTCTTTACTGATTTTGTCGTTCAATGA
- a CDS encoding sodium:proton antiporter — MLDFFNSNETIHFIITIGSMALFAIGLYGVFTQKNLVKVLISFDIMESALFIFFIGLHYDFGKVAPIVDGNLKTFTNMVDPVPQAMILTTIVIGLAILALGLSFGIQYFRLTGINDISKMNELRD; from the coding sequence ATGCTTGATTTTTTTAATTCAAATGAAACGATTCATTTCATTATCACCATAGGGTCTATGGCCTTGTTTGCGATTGGTTTGTATGGTGTTTTCACACAAAAAAACTTGGTCAAAGTGCTCATATCCTTTGACATCATGGAGAGCGCACTTTTTATCTTTTTCATCGGGTTGCACTATGATTTTGGAAAAGTAGCTCCGATTGTCGATGGCAATCTCAAAACCTTTACCAATATGGTCGACCCCGTACCCCAAGCGATGATTCTTACGACCATCGTCATCGGTTTGGCCATTTTAGCGCTTGGATTATCATTTGGTATTCAGTACTTTAGATTAACCGGTATCAATGATATATCAAAAATGAATGAATTGAGGGATTAA
- a CDS encoding metallophosphoesterase gives MFNLLGIFGYIIARYFVSIPSWLYFLLSLPIGVLFLMFCTTVIYDGSRLLLSRVPLSDSRRSFFKKSLDLSSVFLASGLSARAMYNAKVITTEQVDIKIKNLKQPYTIAQISDLHIGGLIDGHFVKNIVNNVNKIDADLVVITGDLLDTKVSFSKTVLLELTKLKSRFGTYYIVGNHEYFHGVSEILSAVRSLGIKVLENENIYIGARGAGFNLAGVYDLFGYRVGHHEPDLNKALQNVKQAPTVLLAHQPKYISEVKKGVDLMLSGHTHGGQIYPFKYLVALAQPYISGLHQHDERLQIYVNKGTGFWGPPMRLGASAEITHITLLPS, from the coding sequence TTGTTCAATTTACTTGGAATTTTTGGTTATATCATCGCGCGTTATTTTGTCAGTATTCCCAGTTGGCTTTACTTTTTGTTGTCTTTGCCTATTGGGGTATTGTTTTTGATGTTTTGTACTACGGTGATTTATGATGGGTCTAGATTGCTCTTGTCACGCGTGCCACTTTCAGATTCAAGAAGGAGTTTTTTTAAAAAATCATTGGATCTCTCTTCGGTATTTTTAGCCAGTGGTTTGAGTGCCCGTGCGATGTATAATGCGAAAGTAATCACGACAGAGCAAGTAGATATTAAGATCAAAAATCTTAAACAACCCTATACAATAGCCCAAATCAGTGATTTGCATATCGGTGGGTTGATTGATGGGCATTTTGTGAAGAATATCGTCAATAACGTCAATAAAATTGATGCGGATTTAGTCGTCATCACAGGAGACTTACTGGATACCAAAGTCTCATTTTCAAAAACAGTTTTGCTGGAGCTGACAAAGTTAAAATCGCGATTTGGCACCTATTATATCGTGGGAAATCATGAATATTTTCATGGTGTTTCTGAGATATTAAGTGCGGTGAGATCTCTTGGCATCAAGGTTTTAGAAAATGAAAATATTTATATAGGAGCGAGAGGAGCAGGGTTTAATCTAGCAGGTGTTTATGACCTTTTTGGTTATCGCGTGGGGCATCATGAGCCTGATTTAAACAAAGCACTTCAAAATGTAAAACAAGCACCAACAGTGCTTTTAGCACACCAACCAAAATATATTTCTGAAGTCAAAAAAGGGGTTGATTTGATGCTCAGTGGTCACACGCATGGCGGACAGATTTATCCTTTTAAATATTTGGTAGCATTGGCACAGCCTTATATCAGTGGATTGCATCAGCATGATGAAAGGTTGCAGATTTATGTGAACAAAGGGACGGGTTTTTGGGGTCCTCCGATGCGTTTGGGAGCGAGTGCAGAAATCACCCATATCACGCTGTTGCCCAGTTAG
- a CDS encoding monovalent cation/H+ antiporter complex subunit F — protein sequence MLNILILLIALSLLLALIRFLKGPTLVDRVVAFDSMSVITAAMLVVLSFYFKKSLYLDVAFVFGLIGFVGTVVFAKFLDKEI from the coding sequence ATGTTAAATATTTTGATTTTGCTCATAGCGTTATCGCTATTGTTGGCATTGATTCGGTTTTTAAAAGGTCCGACCCTCGTAGATCGTGTGGTGGCTTTTGATTCTATGAGTGTCATCACCGCCGCAATGCTGGTGGTTTTGTCCTTTTATTTCAAGAAAAGTTTGTACCTAGACGTTGCCTTTGTTTTTGGTTTGATTGGCTTTGTGGGTACGGTAGTCTTTGCTAAATTTTTAGATAAGGAGATTTGA
- the radA gene encoding DNA repair protein RadA, with translation MAKTKSLFECQACGHQTSKWMGKCPNCGAWDQFLELNAKQIEALKEMGSSSSMGNHTNTYVGALPITEIEHEIVDRESSGSEELDLVLGGGIVNGSLILVGGSPGVGKSTLLLKIAGNIAKEHKKVLYVSAEESTSQIKLRSDRLGSNEDDLFLLSEIRLDIIFDELKKQDFKLLIIDSIQTIYSDKLTAAPGSVSQVREITFDLMRYAKESNTAIFIIGHITKEGSIAGPRVLEHMVDTVLYFEGDSSKELRLLRGFKNRFGPTSEVGIFEMTKQGLLSAKDISKKFFTRGNPQSGSATTVVMEGSRPIILEVQALVSESGYSNPKRSATGYELNRLTMLLALLERKLDLPFNQYDVFINIAGGIKINETAADLAIIAAIISSYRDRPISKDTIFLGEVSLIGDIRDVFSMDVRLKEAKSQHFKKAIVPSLPMSEVSGLKCYNIDEVPKLIEWM, from the coding sequence ATGGCAAAAACTAAATCTTTATTTGAGTGTCAAGCGTGTGGACATCAAACTTCAAAATGGATGGGAAAATGTCCAAATTGCGGCGCTTGGGACCAATTTCTTGAATTAAATGCAAAACAGATAGAAGCACTCAAAGAGATGGGTTCAAGCAGCAGTATGGGCAACCATACAAACACTTATGTAGGGGCTTTGCCTATCACAGAAATCGAACATGAAATTGTCGATAGAGAATCTTCAGGAAGTGAAGAGCTTGACTTGGTACTCGGTGGGGGTATCGTCAATGGTAGCTTAATTTTAGTAGGAGGAAGCCCTGGTGTAGGAAAGTCCACACTACTGCTTAAAATCGCTGGGAATATCGCCAAAGAGCATAAAAAAGTCCTCTATGTCAGCGCTGAGGAATCCACCAGCCAAATCAAGCTCCGCTCAGATCGTCTTGGCAGTAATGAAGATGACCTCTTTCTTCTATCAGAAATCCGACTTGATATCATTTTTGATGAATTAAAAAAACAAGATTTCAAACTTCTCATTATCGATTCAATCCAGACTATTTATAGTGACAAACTCACAGCAGCGCCGGGTAGTGTCTCCCAAGTACGCGAAATTACCTTTGATTTGATGCGCTATGCAAAAGAGAGTAATACGGCGATTTTCATCATTGGACACATCACCAAAGAAGGCTCCATAGCAGGCCCTCGCGTACTCGAACACATGGTTGATACAGTTTTATATTTTGAAGGAGACTCTTCAAAAGAGTTACGACTGTTAAGAGGTTTTAAAAACCGTTTTGGTCCGACTAGTGAAGTCGGTATCTTTGAGATGACCAAACAAGGACTTCTCAGTGCCAAAGATATTTCCAAGAAATTTTTCACACGAGGAAATCCACAATCAGGATCTGCGACCACAGTCGTCATGGAGGGTTCTCGTCCTATTATTTTGGAGGTGCAAGCTTTGGTGAGCGAAAGTGGCTATTCCAATCCAAAAAGAAGTGCGACGGGATATGAGTTAAACCGCTTGACGATGCTTTTAGCACTGCTAGAGAGGAAGCTCGATTTGCCCTTTAATCAATACGATGTCTTTATAAATATTGCCGGAGGTATAAAGATAAATGAAACAGCTGCCGATTTAGCTATCATAGCGGCCATCATCAGCAGTTATCGAGACCGTCCCATCAGCAAAGACACCATCTTTTTAGGTGAAGTTAGTTTGATAGGAGATATCCGTGATGTGTTTAGTATGGATGTGAGGCTCAAAGAAGCCAAATCTCAACATTTCAAAAAGGCCATCGTGCCATCATTACCGATGAGCGAAGTCTCCGGATTGAAGTGCTATAACATCGATGAAGTCCCAAAACTCATAGAATGGATGTGA
- a CDS encoding trimeric intracellular cation channel family protein — protein sequence MITNTFLLDFADFIGMISFALSGFYVATRDRLDLLGIFIAAFLTALGGGVIRDVIASKVPFVFVNYYPLTIVLIVLALSIALKLHKKNQIEKSKYFILSDSIGLISFSISGSLVGIHADFNIFGIALLSVITATGGGVMRDMLLNKIPFVLTSELYGTVSILVGFVIYGLNLIHYVNIFSLTIVFILALLLRLIAYNKGWHLPQLK from the coding sequence ATGATAACCAACACATTTTTGCTAGATTTTGCTGATTTTATAGGGATGATTTCCTTCGCGCTGAGTGGCTTTTATGTTGCGACTCGTGATCGACTTGATTTGCTGGGTATTTTTATCGCCGCTTTTTTGACTGCACTCGGTGGTGGCGTCATTCGGGATGTGATTGCATCAAAAGTGCCGTTTGTATTTGTGAATTATTATCCTCTTACTATTGTTTTGATTGTGCTTGCTTTGAGCATAGCATTGAAACTTCATAAAAAAAACCAAATTGAAAAAAGTAAATATTTTATCTTGAGCGATTCTATTGGATTGATTTCGTTTTCTATTTCTGGATCATTGGTTGGCATTCATGCTGATTTTAATATCTTTGGAATTGCACTATTGAGCGTTATTACGGCAACCGGCGGTGGTGTCATGCGGGATATGTTACTCAATAAAATCCCTTTTGTATTGACAAGTGAACTCTATGGCACGGTCTCTATTTTGGTGGGATTTGTTATTTATGGATTGAATCTTATCCATTATGTTAATATCTTTTCATTAACAATAGTGTTCATTTTAGCATTGCTGTTAAGATTAATAGCTTATAATAAAGGGTGGCATTTACCACAACTCAAATAG
- a CDS encoding SAM-dependent methyltransferase: protein MKFSAYMQEWLYGEEGYYRSHIEIGKRGDFFTAVSSSMFFGGCIAKRLMATIESGHLSAHCSVVEIGAHKGYLLADIIQFIYTLKPELLESLEFVIVEPFSENQKAQRAYFEDSFGAKITLHHVKDLKSLHCEDAFFVANEIFDAFACEVVKEGTMLAYEEGVLTFVPMDEKTRILSQRYNITKGEIATGYEAFAADMFAAAKRYEFVTFDYGDRFAREDFSLRVYKNHHVYPFFALTSFVPDSKEDLLYFECFGNSDLTYDVNFDYLIKAYEKSGAKLEHYLSQAAALISFGLSELLEILQEKGDEKIYKQEINKVKTLIDPAFMGERFKMVCFRK from the coding sequence GTGAAATTTAGCGCTTATATGCAAGAGTGGCTCTATGGTGAAGAGGGCTATTATAGATCCCATATTGAGATTGGCAAAAGGGGTGATTTCTTTACCGCTGTGAGTAGCAGTATGTTTTTTGGGGGTTGTATTGCTAAACGATTGATGGCGACGATTGAGAGTGGGCATTTAAGTGCGCATTGTAGCGTCGTAGAAATCGGGGCACACAAGGGTTATCTTTTGGCAGATATTATCCAATTTATCTACACACTAAAGCCAGAACTGCTCGAGAGTTTAGAATTTGTCATTGTGGAGCCTTTTAGTGAGAATCAAAAAGCACAGCGCGCCTATTTTGAGGACTCTTTTGGCGCAAAGATAACATTACATCATGTCAAAGATTTAAAATCACTACACTGTGAGGATGCCTTTTTTGTTGCTAATGAAATCTTTGATGCATTTGCCTGCGAAGTCGTGAAAGAGGGGACGATGCTTGCGTATGAAGAGGGCGTTTTGACGTTCGTCCCGATGGATGAGAAGACACGAATATTATCCCAGCGATACAACATTACAAAAGGTGAAATTGCAACGGGTTATGAAGCCTTTGCTGCTGATATGTTTGCCGCAGCCAAACGCTATGAATTTGTGACGTTTGATTATGGTGATCGATTTGCAAGAGAAGATTTTTCGCTTCGCGTTTATAAAAATCATCACGTTTATCCCTTTTTTGCTCTCACCTCTTTTGTCCCAGACTCAAAAGAGGATTTACTCTATTTTGAATGTTTTGGAAACAGTGATTTGACTTATGATGTCAATTTTGATTATTTGATAAAAGCCTATGAAAAAAGTGGGGCGAAACTGGAACACTACCTCTCACAAGCGGCGGCTTTGATATCTTTTGGCTTGAGTGAATTATTGGAAATTTTACAAGAAAAAGGTGATGAGAAGATCTACAAACAAGAGATCAACAAAGTCAAAACACTCATAGACCCCGCCTTTATGGGTGAGCGCTTCAAGATGGTGTGTTTTCGAAAGTAA
- a CDS encoding aspartate aminotransferase family protein — MFEKMDKDFVLHTYARNYVNFKQGINATLYDDKGKDYIDFTSGIGVVSVGHGNARVADAICEQVKNITHISNLYLIEPQAKLAKKIVTLSGFDMAVFFGNSGAEANEGAIKIAREYGEKMFKNKKYKIITLENSFHGRTITTVKATGQTSFHKPYFSPYPEGFSFNENIQKIYDVIDDETVAVMIELVQGEGGVQPFDKKEIQKLAAFLKEKGLLLIVDEVQTGIYRSGEFLATNLYEIEPDIITLAKGLAGGVPIGAVMTKHKDIFEPGDHGSTFGGNYLSTRAGLEVLEILEGYKNSGKLDEMLMYFEKNLSEIAQKYPNLFVDSVGLGLMRGLRCHSAEILSHAIQSAFDEGLLVLKAGKNTLRLLPPITISKEEVDEGFKRMIRAFDKLS; from the coding sequence ATGTTTGAAAAAATGGACAAAGATTTTGTATTGCACACTTATGCTAGAAATTATGTAAATTTTAAACAAGGTATTAATGCAACACTTTATGACGATAAGGGGAAGGATTATATCGATTTTACTTCCGGGATTGGAGTAGTGAGTGTAGGGCATGGCAATGCAAGAGTAGCAGATGCCATTTGCGAACAAGTGAAAAATATCACTCATATTTCTAATCTTTATTTGATAGAACCACAAGCGAAGTTAGCGAAAAAAATCGTAACATTAAGTGGTTTTGATATGGCTGTATTTTTTGGTAATTCTGGTGCTGAGGCCAATGAAGGTGCTATAAAGATTGCCCGAGAATATGGCGAAAAAATGTTTAAAAATAAAAAATATAAAATTATTACTTTAGAAAATTCATTTCACGGAAGAACGATTACAACGGTCAAGGCTACCGGACAGACAAGTTTCCACAAACCTTATTTTAGTCCCTATCCCGAAGGGTTTTCATTCAATGAAAATATCCAGAAAATTTACGATGTCATTGATGATGAGACCGTGGCGGTCATGATAGAATTGGTGCAAGGCGAGGGGGGTGTACAGCCTTTTGATAAAAAAGAGATTCAAAAACTCGCCGCTTTTTTGAAAGAAAAAGGTTTGTTGCTGATTGTTGATGAAGTGCAAACAGGTATCTATCGAAGTGGTGAATTTTTAGCGACAAATCTTTATGAAATTGAGCCAGATATCATTACCTTAGCCAAGGGCTTAGCCGGAGGTGTTCCTATTGGCGCGGTGATGACAAAACACAAAGATATTTTTGAACCTGGTGATCATGGCAGTACTTTTGGTGGAAATTATCTGAGTACCCGAGCCGGACTTGAAGTCTTAGAAATTTTAGAAGGTTACAAAAATAGTGGCAAATTAGATGAAATGTTGATGTATTTTGAAAAAAACTTATCAGAAATTGCCCAAAAATATCCTAATCTTTTTGTAGATTCAGTAGGATTGGGCCTGATGCGAGGTTTGCGATGTCATAGTGCTGAAATACTCTCTCATGCGATTCAATCGGCATTTGATGAGGGGTTACTCGTGCTAAAAGCAGGTAAAAATACGCTTCGATTACTCCCTCCGATTACTATCAGTAAAGAAGAGGTAGATGAGGGTTTTAAAAGGATGATTCGTGCGTTTGATAAGCTCTCTTAG
- the mnhG gene encoding monovalent cation/H(+) antiporter subunit G translates to MLSIIGYILGSLGVILFFISGIGLLRMPDTLTRMQAATKASTLGSLLVILCIACLMPQWAFKLIVLAIFIMITNPISSSLLARTTYRRFYKDLYNTSGVDALKGEEK, encoded by the coding sequence ATGCTTAGTATTATAGGTTATATCCTCGGCTCTCTTGGCGTCATTTTGTTTTTTATTAGTGGTATTGGATTACTTCGCATGCCAGATACCTTAACGAGAATGCAAGCAGCAACAAAAGCATCGACCTTGGGTTCTCTTTTAGTTATTTTGTGTATTGCTTGTTTGATGCCGCAATGGGCATTTAAACTGATAGTTCTTGCGATATTTATCATGATAACCAATCCCATATCCTCTTCCCTACTCGCACGTACTACTTATAGAAGATTTTACAAGGACCTCTACAACACCAGTGGTGTTGATGCCCTAAAAGGAGAAGAAAAATGA
- the acpS gene encoding holo-ACP synthase encodes MIGIDCVNIDRIKKFQERFGNKALEKFLDHDEIKFAKSIETIAGFWAAKEAISKALGVGISKECGFFDIKLYKNEKNKPSFLLSRRLIQTYAITDVDLSITHDKGFAIAVAIIQSEQQQEKKLAF; translated from the coding sequence ATGATTGGCATCGATTGTGTTAATATTGACAGAATCAAAAAATTTCAAGAGCGTTTTGGAAATAAGGCTCTTGAAAAATTTTTAGATCATGATGAGATTAAATTCGCCAAATCAATCGAGACAATTGCTGGCTTTTGGGCTGCTAAAGAAGCAATTTCCAAGGCCTTGGGCGTCGGCATTTCTAAAGAGTGCGGTTTTTTTGATATCAAACTCTACAAAAACGAAAAAAACAAGCCATCATTTTTGCTCTCACGACGTTTAATCCAAACCTACGCCATCACAGATGTCGATCTCTCTATCACTCATGATAAAGGCTTTGCCATAGCCGTAGCCATCATACAAAGTGAACAACAACAAGAAAAAAAGCTTGCTTTTTAA
- a CDS encoding MnhB domain-containing protein translates to MNIKKEFKLKHIVLSLLSSALMLSIVGLLMHIKPNSHKSVGEIILSLNLQTATANAVTSVVTFFRGVDTLGEVTVLFLATTGIALMLSSSQRVHEKVLTQHNFILSTGSKLLLNVIVLFGVYVIIHGHLSPGGGFQGGVIIATAFLLLFLANPNMHLKHSILTFGESISGVAYVLVALYSLFKINILLGNFLPHPIDQIGTLFSGGIIPIIYIIVGIKVGSEMSVIVEYFIKEETQYEVPHA, encoded by the coding sequence ATGAATATCAAAAAAGAGTTTAAACTCAAACATATCGTGCTCTCCTTGCTCTCTTCTGCTTTGATGCTCTCCATTGTTGGATTATTGATGCACATCAAACCCAATAGCCACAAAAGTGTCGGAGAAATCATCTTATCACTAAACCTTCAAACCGCCACAGCAAACGCCGTCACTTCAGTCGTGACCTTTTTTAGGGGTGTGGATACATTAGGAGAAGTCACGGTACTTTTCTTGGCGACTACGGGTATTGCTTTGATGCTCTCTTCTTCGCAAAGAGTTCATGAAAAAGTACTCACACAACATAATTTTATATTGAGTACGGGCAGTAAGTTACTACTCAATGTCATCGTATTATTTGGCGTCTATGTCATCATCCACGGACATCTCAGTCCCGGAGGTGGATTTCAAGGCGGGGTGATCATAGCCACAGCATTTTTGTTGCTATTTCTTGCCAATCCAAACATGCACCTCAAACACTCCATCCTCACTTTTGGTGAATCTATCAGTGGGGTGGCCTATGTTTTAGTGGCACTGTATTCACTGTTTAAAATCAATATCCTTTTGGGAAATTTTCTTCCCCATCCAATCGATCAGATAGGCACCCTCTTTAGTGGTGGTATTATCCCTATCATTTACATCATCGTCGGGATTAAAGTCGGCAGTGAGATGAGTGTGATTGTCGAATATTTCATAAAAGAAGAAACACAATACGAGGTGCCACATGCTTGA